TGAAGAACTCGGCGAATTCGGCGATCTCGTTGGCGGTGAGCGCCGCGCGCGGGATCTCGATCATCGTGCCGAACATGTACGCAACCGTGGTGCCCGTCTCGTCCATCACCTTTCTGGCCACGCCCTCGAGCTTCTCGCGCAGGATGCGCAGCTCGTTGACATGGCCCACGAGCGGGATCATGACCTCGGGGTGAACCGGTTGGCCCTGCTTCCGCAGCTTGCAGGCTGCCTGAAAGATCGCCCGCACCTGCATCTCGACGATCTCGGGGAACACGAGCGAGAGGCGGCATCCGCGCAGCCCGAGCATCGGGTTGGCCTCGCGCATGCCCTCGATCGCGCTGAGCAGGTCCTCCTGCTCCTCGAGGAGGTCGTAGGCCGGGCTGCCGTCCGCCACGCCGCGCGCCCTCAGGTCGACCACGCGGGCCATGACCGTCTCGTAGCGCGGCAGGAACTCGTGGAGCGGCGGGTCGATCAGGCGGATAGTGACCGGACGGCCCTGCATCGCCTCGAAGATGCCCTCGAAGTCGCCCTGTTGCACCGGCAGCAGCTTGCTGAGCGCGACGCGGCGCTCCGCCTCGGTCTTGGCCAGGATCATCTCCTGGACGATGGGGAGACGGTCCTTCTCGAAGAACATGTGCTCGGTGCGGCAGAGGCCGATACCCTCCGCGCCGAACTCGAACGCCTTGGCGGCGTCGTGGGGGTTGTCCGCGTTGGCTCGCACGCCGAGCTTGCGAGCCGCGTCCGCCCAGGCCAGGAGTGTCTCGAAGTCGACGGTGATCTCGGGCTCGATCAGCGGGGCCTCACCCAGAATGACGCGGCCGGTGGAGCCGTCGATCGAGATGAAGTCGCCTTCCTTGACCACGGTCTCGCCGACCCGGAACTCGCCGGCATGCTCATCGATCTCGATGGTCTCGCATCCGGCCACGCAGGGCAGGCCGAAGCCGCGCGCCACGACCGCCGCATGCGAGGTCATGCCGCCGCGCGCCGTGAGGACGCCCTTGCTCGCGACCATGCCGCGGATATCGTCGGGGTTGGTCTCGGGACGGACGAGGATCACCGGTTGGGTGACGCCCTGAGCGGCGGCGTCGGCAGCCTCGAAGACGACCTTGCCCACCGCGGCGCCGGGCGAGGCAGCCAGCCCCTTGGCAAGCACGCGAACGCTCGCCTTGGGGTCGATCTGCGGGTGCAGGAGCTGGTCAAGGTCCTGCGGCCGAACGCGGTGGATCGCCTCATCGCGGCTGATCAGGCCCTCGTTGGCCATGTCGACGGCGATCTTGACGGCAGCGCCGGCGGTGCGCTTGCCCACGCGGCACTGGAGGATGAAGAGCCGGTTGCCCTCGATCGTGAACTCCAGATCCATCGCGTCGCGGTAGTGGTTCTCGAGCAGCGTGGCGATCCTGTCGAACTCGCCGTAGATCGCCGGGTTCTGCTCCTTGAGCTGCGCGATCGG
Above is a genomic segment from Chthonomonadales bacterium containing:
- a CDS encoding pyruvate, phosphate dikinase, which encodes MSSSKRVYLFREGNAGMKDLLGGKGANLAEMTNIGLPVPPGFTITTAVCNEYIAGDNRLPAGLMDEVRGALNDVEASMGRKLGDPDRPLLVSVRSGAKFSMPGMMDTILNLGLNERTVAGLIRQTGNDRFVYDANRRFIMMFSNIVLDIERRKFEDIFDATKRKLGVKSDTEVPTAALKQVCSEFLALYLRETGTGFPSDPLEQLQMAIEAVFRSWNNDRAIVYRNREKISHDLGTAVNVQSMVFGNMGEDSGTGVAFTRDMATGEHVMYGEYLMNAQGEDVVAGTRTPMPIAQLKEQNPAIYGEFDRIATLLENHYRDAMDLEFTIEGNRLFILQCRVGKRTAGAAVKIAVDMANEGLISRDEAIHRVRPQDLDQLLHPQIDPKASVRVLAKGLAASPGAAVGKVVFEAADAAAQGVTQPVILVRPETNPDDIRGMVASKGVLTARGGMTSHAAVVARGFGLPCVAGCETIEIDEHAGEFRVGETVVKEGDFISIDGSTGRVILGEAPLIEPEITVDFETLLAWADAARKLGVRANADNPHDAAKAFEFGAEGIGLCRTEHMFFEKDRLPIVQEMILAKTEAERRVALSKLLPVQQGDFEGIFEAMQGRPVTIRLIDPPLHEFLPRYETVMARVVDLRARGVADGSPAYDLLEEQEDLLSAIEGMREANPMLGLRGCRLSLVFPEIVEMQVRAIFQAACKLRKQGQPVHPEVMIPLVGHVNELRILREKLEGVARKVMDETGTTVAYMFGTMIEIPRAALTANEIAEFAEFFSFGTNDLTQTTFGFSRDDAEGKFLQRYVEEGILPANPFETIDRNGVGKLMRIAVEQALPVRPDIKLGICGEHGGDPESIALCNEIGLNYVSCSPFRVPIARLAAAQASIASGVERDK